In Erigeron canadensis isolate Cc75 chromosome 6, C_canadensis_v1, whole genome shotgun sequence, the following are encoded in one genomic region:
- the LOC122605695 gene encoding CCR4-NOT transcription complex subunit 11, translating to MIGKQATAVLYSLLKDGEKRPVEEIITDYSSKIPRSLHLEICSALVILLEDTPKFLKSSERLVAFALLHHTYSSLQSSTNPYLSLLINAACDEKTESSERAFILNLLGSSTSPGGTEEVLKLSAADYIKKFDPSSHSFPPLEQLNQQYHAKTHPDPFNCFFKNVAIKNIIPDPEVPRGCDVNSPEFDLQPGVKPRIGTGDRDEAVMTLLQTSSLEGLYPRWTRPHPPRLPILEGELVWVNPDNTHEPLWDLGMCADTSRGAAVRDLIVKALKGPLAPAQQEQVLVELTSDPKLVYHCGLTPRKLPELVENNPLIAVEVLIKLMNSPEITDYFTVLVNMDMSLHSMEVVNRLTTAVELPTEFVHMYITNCISSCENIKDKYMQNRLVRLVCVFLQSLIRNKIINVQDLFIEVQAFCIEFSRIREAAGLFRLLKTLE from the coding sequence ATGATTGGGAAACAAGCAACAGCTGTTCTGTATTCACTACTTAAAGATGGCGAGAAAAGGCCCGTTGAGGAGATCATAACTGATTACTCATCAAAGATTCCGCGCTCTCTGCATCTTGAAATCTGCTCTGCACTTGTCATTCTCTTGGAAGACACACCAAAGTTTCTAAAATCCAGTGAGCGTTTGGTTGCATTTGCCTTGCTTCATCACACATATTCCTCCCTGCAATCATCCACTAATCCATACCTTTCGTTGCTTATAAATGCCGCATGTGATGAAAAAACTGAAAGTTCAGAGCGAGCTTTCATCCTTAATCTGCTAGGGTCCAGCACCTCTCCTGGTGGTACTGAAGAGGTTTTGAAATTATCAGCTGCAGATTACATCAAGAAGTTTGATCCCTCATCTCACAGTTTCCCACCACTCGAGCAGCTAAACCAGCAGTACCATGCGAAAACTCATCCTGATCCGTTCAATTGTTTCTTCAAAAATGTTGCAATAAAAAACATCATACCCGATCCAGAGGTTCCCCGTGGCTGCGATGTCAATTCCCCTGAGTTTGACTTGCAGCCAGGAGTGAAGCCCAGGATTGGAACAGGTGACAGAGATGAGGCAGTGATGACCCTACTACAGACTTCATCATTGGAAGGTCTTTATCCTCGTTGGACTAGACCCCATCCACCTCGACTCCCAATTCTAGAAGGAGAATTAGTATGGGTTAACCCCGACAACACACATGAACCACTTTGGGATTTGGGGATGTGTGCCGACACCAGCCGTGGTGCAGCTGTGCGTGATCTAATTGTGAAGGCATTGAAAGGCCCACTTGCTCCAGCTCAACAAGAACAAGTTCTAGTCGAGTTAACATCTGACCCGAAACTTGTATATCACTGTGGATTAACTCCAAGAAAACTACCTGAATTGGTGGAGAATAATCCACTCATAGCTGTAGAAGTTTTGATTAAACTGATGAATTCACCTGAAATCACCGACTACTTCACGGTTCTTGTGAACATGGACATGAGTCTTCATTCAATGGAAGTCGTGAACCGGTTAACCACAGCTGTTGAGTTACCAACCGAGTTTGTGCATATGTACATAACCAACTGTATATCTTCTTGCGAGAATATCAAGGACAAGTACATGCAGAATCGGTTGGTGAGGCTCGTGTGTGTTTTCTTGCAGAGTTTGATCAGAAACAAGATAATCAATGTTCAAGATCTTTTTATTGAAGTTCAGGCATTTTGTATCGAGTTTTCGCGGATCCGTGAAGCAGCAGGTTTGTTTAGGCTACTTAAAACCTTGGAATGA